The DNA region CCATAGAAACTAATGCACCATATTTTCTACTTTCAACTGTTCCAGAATATGGCCTAAACTCTAAGAAAGAGTGATTCATAACACCCTCACCTTTTGTTTCAGTTAAAAACTCAGTTCTAATACCAATTAAACCTCTTGCAGGAATTTCAAATTCTAATCTTGTAGAACCTTCACCCATTGGTACCATATTTGTCATATTTGCTTTTCTTTTTCCAAGCTTTTCAATAATTGTACCAGAATACTCATCAGGTGTGTCAATTACTAAGTGCTCAAATGGCTCAAGTTTTACACCATTTTCTTCTTTAATAATTACTTCTGGTCTTCCAATTGAGAATTCAAAACCTTCTCTTCTCATATTTTCAGCAAGAATAGTAATTTGAAGTTCACCTCTTCCGTTTACTTTAAACTTACCTTCACCAAATTGCTCATAATTCATAGCAATATTAGTGTTCATTTCAGCTTTTAATCTTTCATCAATTTTATTAGAAGTTACATATTTACCTTCAGTACCTGCTAATGGTGAATCATTAACAGCAAATGTAACTGAAAGTGTTGGTTCTTCAATATGCATAGGATCAAGTGGCATTGGGTTGTTTAAATCACATAAACTATCACCAACATCAATTGCTTCAAACCCTGCAACAGCACAAATATCACCAGATTCTACTGTTTTAACTTCAATTCTTTCAAGTCCTTTAAAACCAATAAGTTTTGTAACTCTACCTTTAATTTTTTCACCATTTGCTTTACAAAGCATAACAGTTTCACCTTGAGAGATAGTTCCATTAAAAATTCTTGCAATACCAATTTTTCCAATAAAGTTATCATAATCTAAAGTAAATACTTGAAGCTGTAAACCATTTTCATCAGTTCCATTTGGTTTTGGAACCTCTTTTAAGATTGTTTCTAATAAAGGTTTTACATCTTTCTTTTCATCTTCTAAATCTAAAATCGCATAACCATCTTTTGCTGCTGCATAAACTACTGGGAATTCTAGTTGTTCTTCAGTTGCATCCATTTGTGCAAAAAGATCAAATACTTCATCAACAACTCTATCTGGATCTCCAGCAGGTTTATCAATTTTATTTACAACTACAATTGGTCTATGACCTAATGATAATGCTTTTTTTACAACGAATTTAGTTTGAGGCATAACACCTTCTTGTGCATCTACAAGAAGTAAAACAGAATCAACCATTTTTAAAACCCTCTCAACTTCACCACCAAAATCGGCGTGACCTGGAGTATCAATAATGTTAATTCTTACACCTTCATAATCAATTGCAGTGTTTTTTGAAAGAATAGTAATTCCTCTTTCTTTTTCAATATCATTACTATCCATAACTCTTTCATCAACTGCTTGATGAGCAGAAAAAGTTCCTGATTGTTTTAGTAATTCATCTACTAATGTTGTTTTACCGTGGTCAACGTGTGCGATTACGGCAATATTTCTAATATCTCTCATTTACTCTCTTTAAAGTTAAATTTTCGCGATTATACTAAAAATTAACTTAAATTGTGTGTAAACAATGCAATTAACATTAAGAAAGAAATATGAATTTTTATTCATTTTTAATTCATAAACAATTCATACAAGTAAGTTATATTTCATTAAAAAATAAAAGGATTTTATTTGTTGAAATTATCTTTTAAAGCATTAAAAGCAAATAGATTAAAAACTTTTTTAATTATCTTAAGTCTTGTTTTTTCTATTACTTCAATTTTTTTAATTACTTCAATTTCAAATGGAGTTATATCAATGTATTCATCTATGTTAAAAAGTGATGGAGATATTATTATTACACAAAAAAACATCTCTGATACATTTTTTTCAAATGTAGATATAAGATTAATAGATAAATTAAAAGAATTAAAACAAATAAAAAAAGCATCTGCTTTAATTGTTGGAGCTTCTATTGTAGAAAATTTACCAATTGTAGCTGTTTATGGTGTTACTAAAAATAGATTTAATAATTATAATTTAAAAAAAGGATCATATCCAAATATTGGAGAAGTTTTAGTAGGTAAATCTATATATGAATCTCTTAAAAATAAAAAAGATGTATTAATTTCAAATAAAAAATTTAAAATATCAGGTATTTTCCAAAGCAAAATTGGTTTTGAAAATGGAGGAGTTGTACTAAATATTCAAGATGCAAGTAATATATTTAATAAAAGTGCATCAATGATAATGTTAAATTGCAAAATAGATACTAATATAGATGAATTAGTAAAAAAAATAAATAAAATAGATACAAACATTCAAGCTAAATCTACCACTAACTTTGTAGATAACTATAATCAATTTAAAATAATCAAAACTTCATCAAATGTAATATCTTTTATCTCATTTTGTATGGGATTATTAACTATTGCATCAATTTTAAGTATCACAATAAATCAAAGAAAAACAGAGTTTGGAATTAAAAGAGCAATTGGTATTTCTATGAAAAAAATACTTCTTCAAATTATGAGTGAAAGTATTATATTAGCAATTGTTAGTTTTATTATCTCTATTTGTATTTCAAATATTATTTTATTTTTTATAAAAAATATATCTTACTTACATGGATATGTAAATGGAGAAATATCTTTTGATATTGCAATATTTATATTTATAACTTCTCTTTTAATAGCCCTACTTGGCTCTATTATTCCAGCACTTAATGCATCAAAAACAGATCCTATTATTTTAATACAAGGAAATAAAATATGATTAAGATAAAAAATATTTCACATAAATATGAAAAAGATTTTGTATTAAAAAATATAAATCTTGAAATAAAAAGAGGCTCATTCATTGCAATAACAGGAGAAAGTGGAAGTGGTAAGACTACACTTTTATCTATTCTTTCAACTTTATTAAAACCCACTAGTGGAGATCTTTATTTTGAAGGAATAAATTATAAAGATATAAAAAACATAGATGAATTTAGACAAAAAAACATTGGATTTATTTTTCAATTTCATTATTTAATTAATT from Malaciobacter molluscorum LMG 25693 includes:
- a CDS encoding ABC transporter permease — encoded protein: MKLSFKALKANRLKTFLIILSLVFSITSIFLITSISNGVISMYSSMLKSDGDIIITQKNISDTFFSNVDIRLIDKLKELKQIKKASALIVGASIVENLPIVAVYGVTKNRFNNYNLKKGSYPNIGEVLVGKSIYESLKNKKDVLISNKKFKISGIFQSKIGFENGGVVLNIQDASNIFNKSASMIMLNCKIDTNIDELVKKINKIDTNIQAKSTTNFVDNYNQFKIIKTSSNVISFISFCMGLLTIASILSITINQRKTEFGIKRAIGISMKKILLQIMSESIILAIVSFIISICISNIILFFIKNISYLHGYVNGEISFDIAIFIFITSLLIALLGSIIPALNASKTDPIILIQGNKI
- the typA gene encoding translational GTPase TypA → MRDIRNIAVIAHVDHGKTTLVDELLKQSGTFSAHQAVDERVMDSNDIEKERGITILSKNTAIDYEGVRINIIDTPGHADFGGEVERVLKMVDSVLLLVDAQEGVMPQTKFVVKKALSLGHRPIVVVNKIDKPAGDPDRVVDEVFDLFAQMDATEEQLEFPVVYAAAKDGYAILDLEDEKKDVKPLLETILKEVPKPNGTDENGLQLQVFTLDYDNFIGKIGIARIFNGTISQGETVMLCKANGEKIKGRVTKLIGFKGLERIEVKTVESGDICAVAGFEAIDVGDSLCDLNNPMPLDPMHIEEPTLSVTFAVNDSPLAGTEGKYVTSNKIDERLKAEMNTNIAMNYEQFGEGKFKVNGRGELQITILAENMRREGFEFSIGRPEVIIKEENGVKLEPFEHLVIDTPDEYSGTIIEKLGKRKANMTNMVPMGEGSTRLEFEIPARGLIGIRTEFLTETKGEGVMNHSFLEFRPYSGTVESRKYGALVSMENGEALGYSLFNLQDRGSMFIKPQDKVYAGMVIGEHAKSNDLDVNPIKGKQQSNVRSSGADEAIKLVPPRKMSLENALEWIEDDELVEVTPVSIRVRKRELDPTARKRTAKKTKYA